One genomic region from Phaenicophaeus curvirostris isolate KB17595 chromosome 33, BPBGC_Pcur_1.0, whole genome shotgun sequence encodes:
- the SLC7A8 gene encoding large neutral amino acids transporter small subunit 2, producing MAEGARKSQEKGDPPGEKGKEDGDEGDAAGSVALKKEIGLLSACGIIVGNIIGSGIFVSPRGVLENAGSVGLALAVWGATGAITAVGALCYAELGVAIPRSGGDYAYVTHVFGGLAGFLRLWIAVLVIYPTNQAVIALTFAHYALRPLLPCDPPEPALRLLAAACLLLLTWVNCASVRWATRVQDVFTAGKLLALALIILTGIVRICQGWHSWLSPARAFWSWGAGPSGGSLALACLQGSFAYGGWNFLNYVTEELVQPHRNLPRAIFISIPLVTFVYVFANVAYVTALSPQEILESSAVAVSFGERALGSMAWVMPLAVALSTFGGVNGSLFTCSRLFYAGARERHLPALLAMIHVRRRTPIPALAVTCVSTLLMLVTGDIETLINYVGFVNYLWYGVTVAGLVVLRRRATARHSLQVPLVFPALFLLVWAALLLFSLWSEPLACGLGLGVMATGAPLYLLGVRGGRRLPALRRALAALTLFGQRLCLVVYPQGQEPPGAEPPAPHGEPPAPHT from the exons ATGGCGGAAGGGGCTCGGAAAAGCCAGGAAAAGGGGGACCCCCccggggagaaggggaaggaggacgGAGACGAGGGGGACGCGGCGGGCAGCGTGGCCTTGAAGAAGGAGATCGGGCTGCTCAGCGCCTGCGGGATCATCGTGG ggaacATCATCGGGTCGGGGATCTTCGTGTCGCCGCGGGGCGTGCTGGAGAACGCGGGCTCGGTGGGGCTGGCGCTGGCCGTGTGGGGGGCCACGGGGGCCATCACGGCCGTGGGGGCCCTGTGCTACGCCGAGCTGGGGGTCGCCATCCCCCGCTCCGGGGGCGACTACGCCTACGTCACCCACGTCTTCGGGGGGCTCGCGGG GTTCCTGCGGCTCTGGATCGCCGTGCTGGTCATCTACCCCACCAACCAGGCGGTCATCGCCCTCACCTTCGCCCACTACGCCCTGCGGCCCCTGCTGCCCTGCGACCCCCCCGAGCCCGCCCTGCGCCTCCTGGCCGCCGCCTGCCTGC tgctgctgacGTGGGTGAACTGTGCGAGCGTGCGCTGGGCCACGCGGGTGCAGGACGTCTTCACGGCCGGGAAGCTGCTGGCGCTCGCCCTCATCATCCTCACCGGCATCGTCCGCATCTGCCAGG GTTGGCACTCGTGGCTGTCTCCGGCTCGGGCCTTCTGGTCGTGGGGCGCGGGGCCGTCGGGGGGCTCGCTGGCGCTGGCCTGTCTGCAGGGCTCCTTCGCCTACGGGGGCTGGAACTTCCTCAACTACGTCACCGAGGAGCTCGTGCAGCCCCACAG GAACCTGCCTCGCGCCatcttcatctccatccccctcGTCACCTTCGTCTACGTCTTCGCCAACGTGGCCTACGTCACCGCCCTCAGCCCCCAGGAGATCCTCGAGTCCAGCGCCGTGGCCGTG tcctTCGGGGAGCGGGCGCTGGGCTCCATGGCCTGGGTGATGCCCTTGGCCGTCGCCCTCTCCACCTTCGGTGGCGTCAACGGGTCCCTCTTCACCTGCTCCCG TCTGTTCTACGCGGGGGCGCGGGAGCGGCACCTCCCGGCGCTGCTGGCCATGATCCACGTGAGGAGGAGGACGCCCATCCCCGCCCTGGCCGTCACC tgcGTGTCGACGCTGCTGATGCTGGTGACGGGGGACATCGAGACGCTCATTAATTACGTGGGCTTCGTTAATTACCTCTGGTACGGGGTCACCGTGGCCGGGCTCGTCGTGCTGCGCCGCCGCGCCACCGCGCGCCACAGCCTGCAG GTGCCGCTGGTGTTCCCGGCGCTCTTCTTACTGGTGTGGGCGGCGCTGCTGCTCTTCTCGCTGTGGTCGGAGCCGCTGGCCtgcgggctggggctgggggtcatgGCCACGGGGGCCCCCCTCTACCTGCTGGGGGTGCGCGGGGGGCGCCGCCTCCCCGCCCTGCGCCGCGCCCTcg
- the LOC138732520 gene encoding uncharacterized protein → MGPGGAVRGLGALAEALGAAAAAGLGARGAPRALAAATAALVALGPALSARADPRSALRNPRNLLEERLVSSAGGWSSLLLAALLVAAWPLLGRPWGASARGAARWAAAWGLSRLGPGLFSRLEAATGRCLSPTALGLLLLPHGDPRRCRLDGHRWEGFAASPQAFALVHWGLALAEELGAVARALWAREEPPETRWRREEAPETRWRREGPSGTRWRHEEPLETRWRHEGPSETKWRHEELLEAKWRHEGPPGTRWSLEGPSGTRWRHEEPLETRWRHEGAPETRWRPEGPQGGRWSLEGPSETRWRPEGPQGGRWSPEGPRETKWSLERTGGGRWSPEGTQGTRWRHEGPSETRWRPEGPPGTRWSPEGTQGGRWSLEETQKGRWSPEGPQETRWSPERSRETKWSPEGPQGGRWSLEGTEGTRWSPEGPQRTRWSPEEPRGGKWSPEGPQGGRWSLEGPQGGRWSPEEPRGGRWSPEEPPWGGPGAPRRAASPRGGRSRVFWGWLLRALCGLVGRSRETPPWPPEPPSTVRSSSPSKSGWSEEPPSPTEPAGRWVEVGEEPGEGPRRPGVALSLLFLLNVALVALWVLLLAVTLAYRHDWPRNAAGAALGWAAWGVTYRGWYRCPWSPGPPGSGLRGH, encoded by the exons ATGGGCCCGGGGGGGGCCGTGCGGGGCCTGGGGGCGCTGGCGGAGGCGCTGGGCGctgcggcggccgcggggctgggggcgcgGGGGGCCCCCCGGGCGCTGGCGGCGGCCACGGCGGCGCTGGTGGCGCTGGGACCGGCCCTGAGCGCCCGCGCCGACCCCCGCAGCGCCCTGAGGAACCCCCGCAACCTGCTCGAGGA GCGGCTGGTGTCGTCGGCGGGCGGCTGGAGCTCGCTGCTGCTGGCGGCGCTGCTGGTGGCGGCGTGGCCGCTGCTGGGGCGGCCGTGGGGGGCGAGCGCGCGGGGGGCGGCGCGCTGGGCGGCCGCCTGGGGCCTCTCCCGCCTGGGGCCCGGCCTCTTCTCGCGCCTGGAGGCGGCCACGGGGCGCTGCCTCAGCCCCACGGccctcggcctcctcctcctgccccacggcGACCCCCGGCGCTGCCGCCTCGACGGGCACCGCTGGGAGGGCTTCGCGGCCTCCCCGCAGGCCTTCGCCCTCGTCCACTGGGGCCTCGCCCTCGCCGAGGAGCTCGGCGCCGTCGCCAGGGCCCTCTGGGCGAGAGAAGAGCCTCCAGAAACAAGATGGAGGCGTGAAGAAGCTCCAGAAACAAGATGGCGGCGTGAGGGGCCCTCAGGAACAAGATGGCGGCATGAAGAACCTCTAGAAACAAGATGGCGGCATGAGGGACCCTCAGAAACAAAATGGAGGCATGAAGAGCTTCTAGAAGCAAAATGGAGGCATGAGGGGCCCCCAGGAACAAGATGGAGCCTTGAGGGGCCCTCAGGAACAAGATGGCGGCATGAAGAACCTCTAGAAACAAGATGGCGGCATGAGGGAGCCCCAGAAACAAGATGGAGGCCTGAGGGGCCTCAAGGAGGAAGATGGAGCCTTGAGGGACCCTCAGAAACAAGATGGAGGCCTGAGGGGCCTCAAGGAGGAAGATGGAGCCCTGAGGGGCCTCGAGAAACAAAATGGAGCCTTGAGAGaactggaggaggaagatggagCCCTGAGGGGACTCAAGGAACAAGATGGAGGCATGAGGGGCCCTCAGAAACAAGATGGAGGCCtgagggacccccaggaacaaGATGGAGCCCTGAGGGGACTCAAGGAGGAAGATGGAGCCTTGAGGAGACTCAAAAGGGAAGATGGAGCCCTGAGGGGCCTCAGGAAACAAGATGGAGCCCTGAGAGGAGTCGAGAAACAAAATGGAGCCCTGAGGGGCCTCAAGGAGGAAGATGGAGCCTTGAGGGAACTGAAGGAACAAGATGGAGCCCTGAGGGCCCTCAAAGAACAAGATGGAGCCCTGAGGAACCTCGAGGAGGAAAATGGAGCCCTGAGGGTCCTCAGGGAGGAAGATGGAGCCTTGAAGGACCTCAGGGAGGAAGATGGAGCCCTGAGGAGCCTCGAGGAGGAAGATGGAGCCCTGAGGAGCCTCCCTGGGGAGGTCCCGGAGCTCCGCGCCGGGCGGCTTCGCCTCGTGGCGGGAGGAGCCGCGTCTTCTGGGGTTGGTTGCTCCGAGCTCTTTGCGGGCTCGTCGGGAGGAGCCGGGAGACCCCCCCGTGGCCTCCAGAGCCACCATCCACGGTGAgatcttcctctccttccaagAGCGGGTGGAGCGAGGAGCCTCCGTCCCCCACGGAGCCTGCGGGGAGGTGGGTGGAGGTGGGAGAAGAGCCCGGAGAAGGTCCTCGCCGGCCCGGGGTGGCCCTGTCCCTCCTGTTCCTCCTCAACGTGGCGCTGGTGGCCCTGTGGGTGCTGCTCCTGGCCGTCACCCTGGCCTACAGGCACGACTGGCCCCGCAACGCGGCCGGCGCCGCCCTGGGCTGGGCGGCCTGGGGGGTCACCTACCGCGGGTGGTACCGGTGCCCGTGGTCGCCGGGGCCACCGGGGAGCGGCCTGAGGGGGCACTGA
- the NGDN gene encoding neuroguidin isoform X1, with protein MAAATEAISLLQALQGQVAAVTEQGVGLLRRVRGGKLQTQKGLSVLGLRAQVLLQYLQDLALLLGVKARGGTLGGLQALPRLLESRLVLEKLRPIERRLQYHVERLLRAGGRADNDPLRFRPDPSNMAAQEAEEEEEEEAPQGPKAPNLGGGRRYVPPRLVPVQYDAVGQEREERQRARARRRALSCSVLRELREELSEGPREVGGGLGGQSHGQRARLRLEESLLLRLRPPRSRPRGGGALDDVTRFGDSAPLLGSSNQEAPPPKKKKRRKVKARGKGFRRRR; from the exons atggcggcggcgaCCGAAGCGATTTCGCTGCTTCAGGCGCTTCAGGGCCAG GTGGCGGCGGTGACGGAGCAAGGGGTGGGGCTGCTGCGGCGCGTGAGGGGCGGGAAGCTACAGACGCAGAAG GGCCTGTCGGTGCTGGGGCTGCGGGCGCAGGTTTTGCTGCAGTATCTGCAGGACCTGGCGCTGCTGCTGGGGGTCAAAGCCCGgggggggaccctgggggggCTGCAGGCCCTGCCCCGCCTCCTCGAGAGCCGACTG gtgctCGAGAAGCTTCGACCAATCGAGCGGCGCCTCCAGTACCACGTGGAGCGGCTGCTGCGCGCCGGGGGGCGGG CCGACAACGACCCCTTGCGCTTCCGCCCCGACCCCTCCAACATGGCCGCCCAg GAGgccgaggaagaggaggaggaggaggctccgCAGGGCCCCAAGGCCCCCAACTTGGGGGGCGGCCGCCGCTACGTCCCCCCCCGCCTCGTGCCCGTCCAGTACG aCGCCGTGGGGCAGGAGCGGGAGGAGCGGCAGAGGGCTCGGGCGCGCCGCCGGGCCCTGAGCTGCTCGGTGCTGCGGGAGCTGCGGGAGGAGCTCAGCGAGGGGCCCCGCGAGGTCGGGGGCGGCCTGGGGGGCCAGAGCCACGGCCAGCGCGCCAG GCTGCGGCTGGAGGAGTCCCTCCTGCTCCGGCTCCGCCCCCCGCGCTCGCGGccccgggggggcggggccctGGATGACGTCACCCGCTTCGGAGACTCCGCCCCCTTGCTGGGATCCTCCAATCAG gaggccccgccccccaagaagaagaagaggaggaaggtgaaGGCGAGAGGGAAAG GTTTCCGTCGCCGCCGCTGA
- the NGDN gene encoding neuroguidin isoform X4, whose translation MAAATEAISLLQALQGQVAAVTEQGVGLLRRVRGGKLQTQKVLEKLRPIERRLQYHVERLLRAGGRADNDPLRFRPDPSNMAAQEAEEEEEEEAPQGPKAPNLGGGRRYVPPRLVPVQYDAVGQEREERQRARARRRALSCSVLRELREELSEGPREVGGGLGGQSHGQRARLRLEESLLLRLRPPRSRPRGGGALDDVTRFGDSAPLLGSSNQEAPPPKKKKRRKVKARGKGFRRRR comes from the exons atggcggcggcgaCCGAAGCGATTTCGCTGCTTCAGGCGCTTCAGGGCCAG GTGGCGGCGGTGACGGAGCAAGGGGTGGGGCTGCTGCGGCGCGTGAGGGGCGGGAAGCTACAGACGCAGAAG gtgctCGAGAAGCTTCGACCAATCGAGCGGCGCCTCCAGTACCACGTGGAGCGGCTGCTGCGCGCCGGGGGGCGGG CCGACAACGACCCCTTGCGCTTCCGCCCCGACCCCTCCAACATGGCCGCCCAg GAGgccgaggaagaggaggaggaggaggctccgCAGGGCCCCAAGGCCCCCAACTTGGGGGGCGGCCGCCGCTACGTCCCCCCCCGCCTCGTGCCCGTCCAGTACG aCGCCGTGGGGCAGGAGCGGGAGGAGCGGCAGAGGGCTCGGGCGCGCCGCCGGGCCCTGAGCTGCTCGGTGCTGCGGGAGCTGCGGGAGGAGCTCAGCGAGGGGCCCCGCGAGGTCGGGGGCGGCCTGGGGGGCCAGAGCCACGGCCAGCGCGCCAG GCTGCGGCTGGAGGAGTCCCTCCTGCTCCGGCTCCGCCCCCCGCGCTCGCGGccccgggggggcggggccctGGATGACGTCACCCGCTTCGGAGACTCCGCCCCCTTGCTGGGATCCTCCAATCAG gaggccccgccccccaagaagaagaagaggaggaaggtgaaGGCGAGAGGGAAAG GTTTCCGTCGCCGCCGCTGA
- the NGDN gene encoding neuroguidin isoform X2 — MAAATEAISLLQALQGQVAAVTEQGVGLLRRVRGGKLQTQKGLSVLGLRAQVLLQYLQDLALLLGVKARGGTLGGLQALPRLLESRLVLEKLRPIERRLQYHVERLLRAGGRADNDPLRFRPDPSNMAAQAEEEEEEEAPQGPKAPNLGGGRRYVPPRLVPVQYDAVGQEREERQRARARRRALSCSVLRELREELSEGPREVGGGLGGQSHGQRARLRLEESLLLRLRPPRSRPRGGGALDDVTRFGDSAPLLGSSNQEAPPPKKKKRRKVKARGKGFRRRR, encoded by the exons atggcggcggcgaCCGAAGCGATTTCGCTGCTTCAGGCGCTTCAGGGCCAG GTGGCGGCGGTGACGGAGCAAGGGGTGGGGCTGCTGCGGCGCGTGAGGGGCGGGAAGCTACAGACGCAGAAG GGCCTGTCGGTGCTGGGGCTGCGGGCGCAGGTTTTGCTGCAGTATCTGCAGGACCTGGCGCTGCTGCTGGGGGTCAAAGCCCGgggggggaccctgggggggCTGCAGGCCCTGCCCCGCCTCCTCGAGAGCCGACTG gtgctCGAGAAGCTTCGACCAATCGAGCGGCGCCTCCAGTACCACGTGGAGCGGCTGCTGCGCGCCGGGGGGCGGG CCGACAACGACCCCTTGCGCTTCCGCCCCGACCCCTCCAACATGGCCGCCCAg gccgaggaagaggaggaggaggaggctccgCAGGGCCCCAAGGCCCCCAACTTGGGGGGCGGCCGCCGCTACGTCCCCCCCCGCCTCGTGCCCGTCCAGTACG aCGCCGTGGGGCAGGAGCGGGAGGAGCGGCAGAGGGCTCGGGCGCGCCGCCGGGCCCTGAGCTGCTCGGTGCTGCGGGAGCTGCGGGAGGAGCTCAGCGAGGGGCCCCGCGAGGTCGGGGGCGGCCTGGGGGGCCAGAGCCACGGCCAGCGCGCCAG GCTGCGGCTGGAGGAGTCCCTCCTGCTCCGGCTCCGCCCCCCGCGCTCGCGGccccgggggggcggggccctGGATGACGTCACCCGCTTCGGAGACTCCGCCCCCTTGCTGGGATCCTCCAATCAG gaggccccgccccccaagaagaagaagaggaggaaggtgaaGGCGAGAGGGAAAG GTTTCCGTCGCCGCCGCTGA
- the NGDN gene encoding neuroguidin isoform X3, translated as MAAATEAISLLQALQGQVAAVTEQGVGLLRRVRGGKLQTQKGLSVLGLRAQVLLQYLQDLALLLGVKARGGTLGGLQALPRLLESRLVLEKLRPIERRLQYHVERLLRAGGRADNDPLRFRPDPSNMAAQEEEEEEAPQGPKAPNLGGGRRYVPPRLVPVQYDAVGQEREERQRARARRRALSCSVLRELREELSEGPREVGGGLGGQSHGQRARLRLEESLLLRLRPPRSRPRGGGALDDVTRFGDSAPLLGSSNQEAPPPKKKKRRKVKARGKGFRRRR; from the exons atggcggcggcgaCCGAAGCGATTTCGCTGCTTCAGGCGCTTCAGGGCCAG GTGGCGGCGGTGACGGAGCAAGGGGTGGGGCTGCTGCGGCGCGTGAGGGGCGGGAAGCTACAGACGCAGAAG GGCCTGTCGGTGCTGGGGCTGCGGGCGCAGGTTTTGCTGCAGTATCTGCAGGACCTGGCGCTGCTGCTGGGGGTCAAAGCCCGgggggggaccctgggggggCTGCAGGCCCTGCCCCGCCTCCTCGAGAGCCGACTG gtgctCGAGAAGCTTCGACCAATCGAGCGGCGCCTCCAGTACCACGTGGAGCGGCTGCTGCGCGCCGGGGGGCGGG CCGACAACGACCCCTTGCGCTTCCGCCCCGACCCCTCCAACATGGCCGCCCAg gaagaggaggaggaggaggctccgCAGGGCCCCAAGGCCCCCAACTTGGGGGGCGGCCGCCGCTACGTCCCCCCCCGCCTCGTGCCCGTCCAGTACG aCGCCGTGGGGCAGGAGCGGGAGGAGCGGCAGAGGGCTCGGGCGCGCCGCCGGGCCCTGAGCTGCTCGGTGCTGCGGGAGCTGCGGGAGGAGCTCAGCGAGGGGCCCCGCGAGGTCGGGGGCGGCCTGGGGGGCCAGAGCCACGGCCAGCGCGCCAG GCTGCGGCTGGAGGAGTCCCTCCTGCTCCGGCTCCGCCCCCCGCGCTCGCGGccccgggggggcggggccctGGATGACGTCACCCGCTTCGGAGACTCCGCCCCCTTGCTGGGATCCTCCAATCAG gaggccccgccccccaagaagaagaagaggaggaaggtgaaGGCGAGAGGGAAAG GTTTCCGTCGCCGCCGCTGA